The genome window GTAGGGGTCGCGGTCGTACAGGTCGACGTGGCTGGCGCCGTCGACCCAGAGCAGCTCCTTCGGGCCGACCGCGCGCTGGTAGGCGTCGATCCCCATCCATGCGGTCACAGCGCGGGAGCCGATGGCCATGAACAAGGGGCGGTCGCCGATCAGCGGGACCTGCGTGAAAGCGTCGAACGTGGCCAGCTTGTCCACGCTGGCCCAGTCGAACGTGCGCGCGGCGCGATCGTGGGCGGCACGCGGGGTGCAGTAGTAGTCGAAGCCCTCTGCGCCGTGTTCGCCTCCTGCGGCGCGCGCCTGCTCGACGGTCTCGGGGAACAGCGGGATGCCGGCGACGTCCTCACCGGCCGCTTGGGCGGTGCGTGCCGCAGCGGCGGCATCCAGCATGCCCTGGAACACTGCAGGGTCTTGGGCGCCGTCCGCGCCGTACCGGAACTGCCGCGAGACATCAGCGGGCGAGACGGTCGCCAGCGACCGGATCCGATGGTCGCTCGCGGTCGCCATGAGCGAGTAGCCGCCCGAGGCGCAAATGCCGAGCAGACCGATGCGCTGCGAATCGACGAGCTCGAGGGTCGTCAGGTAGGAGACTGCCGCCTTCATGTCCTCGATTCGCTGGGCGGGGTCCTCGAGTCCCCGAGGAGTGCCGCCGCTCGCGCCCTGGTATGCGGCGTCGTAGGCAAGCGTCACGAAGCCCTCCGCCGCCAGTCGCGACGCGTAGAGACCAGAGGCCTGCTCCTTCACGCCGGAGCCGGGGTGACCGACGACCAGGGCGGGGAAGCCGGAGGACGCTGCATCCGGCACGTAGAGATGGGCGGCGATGGAGATCCCGGCGCTGTCGAAGGTGACGTCGTTGCGTGTGGTCATGATGATTCCGTTCCTAAGGATTCCGGCGGCGGCTACCGCCAGGTGAGTCCATGCTCGACACGACGTTCACGACATGTAAGCAGCACGAATCTGCCGGGGAATGATCCTTCCCTCCCACAGACCCGGCCGGCACGGAACACTGGAGCCATGAATGATTCGGCGGAGCGCTCCGAGTTCGGCGCATTCCTCAAGGCATGCCGCGCGCGCCTTCGGCCAGAGGAGGTGGGGCTCCCCGAGGCGAGCGGCCATCGGCGCGTCGCCGGACTGCGGCGAGAGGAGGCGGCTGCGCTCGCGGCGATCAGCGTCGACTATTACACCAGGCTGGAGCAGGGGCGGGTCCCGCCCTCACGCGGTGTGCTGGGAGTCCTCGCCCGCGCCCTCCGAATGGACGAGGATCAGCGCGCTTACCTTTACGAGGTCGCGCACGCGGTCGACGCGGCACCCCGCCGACGCAGGGCGCGCCAGCCGGTCCGCCCGGCGCTGCGGCGGCTCCTCGAACAGCTTACGTGCACCCCCGCGCTCGTGCTGGGACGCCGCCTCGACGTACTGGATTGGAACCCGGCCGCCGCCGCGCTGTTCACCGACTTCAGCGTCATCCCGCCCTCGCAACGGAACTACCTGCGGATGCTGTTTCTGCACCCCGGCGTCCGTGACATGCACCGCGACTGGCACCATGACGCCCGCGACGCCGTTGCCGCTCTTCGCATGGAGGCGGCCGCCGAGCCGGAAGACCCTGAACTCGCCTCGCTCGTCGGCGAGCTCTCGCTGCGCGACGCGGACTTCCGCACCTGGTGGGCCGAGCGGCATGTGAGTTCTGCCTCCTACGGGACGAAGCACTACCGGCACCCCGTCGTCGGCGAGCTCACTCTCGACTGCGACACATGGTCGAGTCCGGACGGCAGCGGTCAGCGCCTCATGGTGCTGACGGCCGAGAGCGGCAGCCCCTCGAACGACGCGCTGCGCATCCTGGCGTCGTGGTCGGAGCCGGCCCGCGCGGAGAGCACGGCCGGGGAGGGCCGGGGGCGATGAGAGCATGGACGGACGCGGAACTCCGGCGATTCGACGCTGCCTCCTCGCTTCGGCTCTCGGCCGGGAGCGAGGGGGACGACTCGGTCGAACTGGGCATGGTCACCGTGGGTCAGGACCTCTTCATCCGGGCGTTCAGCGGGGTGCGTTCACG of Leifsonia shinshuensis contains these proteins:
- a CDS encoding alpha/beta hydrolase: MTTRNDVTFDSAGISIAAHLYVPDAASSGFPALVVGHPGSGVKEQASGLYASRLAAEGFVTLAYDAAYQGASGGTPRGLEDPAQRIEDMKAAVSYLTTLELVDSQRIGLLGICASGGYSLMATASDHRIRSLATVSPADVSRQFRYGADGAQDPAVFQGMLDAAAAARTAQAAGEDVAGIPLFPETVEQARAAGGEHGAEGFDYYCTPRAAHDRAARTFDWASVDKLATFDAFTQVPLIGDRPLFMAIGSRAVTAWMGIDAYQRAVGPKELLWVDGASHVDLYDRDPYVATVVEQLADFYRRTLAVGV
- a CDS encoding helix-turn-helix transcriptional regulator; translation: MNDSAERSEFGAFLKACRARLRPEEVGLPEASGHRRVAGLRREEAAALAAISVDYYTRLEQGRVPPSRGVLGVLARALRMDEDQRAYLYEVAHAVDAAPRRRRARQPVRPALRRLLEQLTCTPALVLGRRLDVLDWNPAAAALFTDFSVIPPSQRNYLRMLFLHPGVRDMHRDWHHDARDAVAALRMEAAAEPEDPELASLVGELSLRDADFRTWWAERHVSSASYGTKHYRHPVVGELTLDCDTWSSPDGSGQRLMVLTAESGSPSNDALRILASWSEPARAESTAGEGRGR